The sequence AAGGATACAGCCCTTTTTCCCAAAAAAACTATTACTTGCCCAGATCCTGTTCATTTTTCCCCGCGTCAGGGAAGAACAACGGCTCACCGTATTTATCTTTGCCAAACTCCCCGATTAGTTTTTGGGTATCCGGATTAATCATAAAATCAACAAACGCCTTAGCGCCGTCTTTATTAACCTTGCTGAATTTCTCCGGATTGACCTGCATTACATGGTAAATATTCAGGAGCGACTTGTCGCCCTGCGCCAGTATATCCAGTTTGAGATTCTTTTGTTGCGCCAGGTAAGTTCCTCTGTCAGTCAAGGTATACCCCTGTTTCTCATTGGCGATGTTTAAAGTCGCGCCCATACCTGTGCCGCTCTGCTGATACCAGCTGCCTTCCGGCTTAATTCCGGTGCTAGTCCAAATTTCTTTTTCTTTCTTGTTGGTTCCCGAATCATCGCCGCGGGATACAAAGATGCTCTTTGTACCGGCTATTTTTTTGAATGCATCGACGGCATTGCTTCCTTTAATGCCTGCCGGGTCGCCGGCGGGACCGACGATGATAAAGTCGTTGTGCATGACCAGTTTGTAGTTTATACCCACACCACTGTCAACAAGTTTCACTTCATCTTTCGGCGCGTGGACCAGAAGAACATCTGCTTCCCCTTTTTCACCCATAGTCAGAGCCTGTCCGGTTCCGACAGCAATAGTCTTTACCTTATACCCGGTTTTCTGCTCGAACACCGGAACTAACGTGTCAAGCAGCCCGGTATCCTGAGTGCTGGTTGTGGTGGCTAAAATCATATCTTTATTTTGAACCTGCGCGGCTTGTTGTTGTGCCGGTTGGCTGCCGCATCCCTGCAATACACCCAAAACAAAAATTAAAAGCATTACCAGCAACGGAGCAACAAATTTTTTTGTCTTCACACAAATCTCCCCTTTTAATTATTAATTTTGCTAAGGTTTATTCCGCGACTGCGATATTCCGCCCTCCCTTCACTCAAATTCGAAAAAAAGCTTGACCATTCTACACAACATACGAGCGTAAAAACCATGATTTTAAAAAAATAAAACTTTGTCCCATGTTGAAGGAACAAAGCGGAAATAAATAGAGCCCTCTTCTCCTTTCCACAATGGGAGGTGCATTCGTTTCCAAACGCGCCCTGACGGCCAGGCACCCATACTTGGGCTTAGGTTGTCTGGCTCGGAGATATTTTTTTAAAAACAAATAAGTTAATTCGCCCATTATTGCCAGATTCCTGCTACAAACTGTTAATACATATTAACAAATTAAATCATCGCAACATAAACATACATTGTAGGATGAAATATCCATGGAAAGGAGTGAATTCAAAATTGTTAGAGAGACTTCAAGCCAATAAAGGCAAAAAAATTGTTCTTGAACTATCCAACGGAAGAATACTTAATGGCACTGTAATAGCAACCGACCAGAAATGTGTACGTCTTGAAACCGATAGTGGCGTTGGGACCATCCCTGTTGATAGAGTCCAAATTATCTGGGAACCGGTAAAACGTTCTCTGACCGAAGAAAATATGGAGGTATTGGCACAAAAGTTTCGGGATAGCTATAATGATCCCATGGGGCAACAGGGAAGCGATCCACAAGCAGAAATTGCCTGTACCGGCTTTCCGGCTTTCACCTGCAGTCAGAGTTATATCTGCAGGCCACCGGATCTCTGTTCGTTTTCATTTGCCTGTCCGGGTAGATACGTTCCCGGTCCCCCCTCAACTGGCGGTGGATGCCCGATATTCCTCTGCGGCCCATTTCAGTTCGGGCAGCCTTGCGGACCTTTCCAATTCGGCTGCAGACCATTCACATTCGCATGCGGACCCTTCCAGTTCGGGCAACCTTGCAGACCATTCACATTCGCATGCGGACCCTTCCAATTCGGCGGTTCACAGTGCGGCACACTAGGCGGCTTCGCCTGCCCGGGTCAGCAGTTTATTGGTTTAGTGGGATCTCCAGGAGACGCGGGAGCACCGGTGAAGCCACCAGGCATGGTATCCGAAATAGCTCAGGAGACCCATATGCCACCTATGGATTTCTAAATTTAGTTCTATTGTTTATTAAAGAGCCTCCGGGCTCTTTTTATATTAAGCTGCTATTTAATGCTAAAAATAATCCCCTAGTGTTTCAGTTCAGTCAGCTCGCTCCGGTCGATGGCACGGGGCGGTTCTTCAAACCAACCGTTTTCTATCATGATATTCAAACTGTCCTCGGCAAAACTAGCTGCTTCTGCAATAATACGGGTGTATTTTGCGGCAAGGTCATGTCTCATACTTCCGCCATTGATGAGGCATAATTCCCGTATCAGAATATTTTCTTTCTTTAAGGTTGAGCCAAATGATTCAATAAATTTGTCAGCCATATTAATACCGCGGAC is a genomic window of Pelotomaculum isophthalicicum JI containing:
- a CDS encoding substrate-binding domain-containing protein, producing MLLIFVLGVLQGCGSQPAQQQAAQVQNKDMILATTTSTQDTGLLDTLVPVFEQKTGYKVKTIAVGTGQALTMGEKGEADVLLVHAPKDEVKLVDSGVGINYKLVMHNDFIIVGPAGDPAGIKGSNAVDAFKKIAGTKSIFVSRGDDSGTNKKEKEIWTSTGIKPEGSWYQQSGTGMGATLNIANEKQGYTLTDRGTYLAQQKNLKLDILAQGDKSLLNIYHVMQVNPEKFSKVNKDGAKAFVDFMINPDTQKLIGEFGKDKYGEPLFFPDAGKNEQDLGK
- a CDS encoding DUF3231 family protein, which produces MRYWDKCTDIMLAKGLAIRLPYIITASVKDFVKNQSFLTGFLGERRPLLAREVEHLYFNLFNNIIGKYLLTGFKQVASSEKVRSIMVRGINMADKFIESFGSTLKKENILIRELCLINGGSMRHDLAAKYTRIIAEAASFAEDSLNIMIENGWFEEPPRAIDRSELTELKH